One Bacillus sp. 1780r2a1 DNA segment encodes these proteins:
- a CDS encoding aspartate kinase: MKVSKFGGSSVASAEKFKQVAQIIQADKERKMIVVSAPGKRYADDTKMTDLLIALAGQIQLGEDYVEEFGKVIDRYREIVTELEMSEGIITEIIENIDSLISLHKDDPFRLLDCLKASGEDNNARLMAAYLQHLGEEASYVNPKEAGIFVSDEPGRARILQLSYEELPKLKEREGILVIPGFFGYSEQGNIVTFSRGGSDITGSIVAAGVKADLYENFTDVDAIYSVDPRLVEKPSEMKEVTYREMRELSYAGFSVFHDEALEPVFKSGIPVCVKNTNNPKAKGTFIVSKRKVGDQPVVGIAGDKGFCNIHVDKYLLNREIGFGRRLLQILEDEGISYEHTPSGIDNISVVMREHQLTPEVEERVLDRIQTELEVDNISIERNLALVMVVGEGMNSSVGIAAKATEAFAKAGVNLEMINQGSSEVSMMFGVKADALEKAVQALYNTYFNKMYSISYSSVK, from the coding sequence ATGAAGGTTTCGAAATTTGGTGGGAGTTCAGTTGCAAGCGCAGAGAAATTTAAACAAGTTGCACAAATCATTCAAGCAGACAAAGAGAGAAAAATGATTGTTGTATCTGCACCAGGTAAGCGATATGCTGATGACACAAAAATGACAGATTTATTAATTGCACTCGCTGGGCAGATTCAGCTAGGTGAAGATTATGTAGAAGAGTTTGGCAAAGTCATTGATCGTTATCGAGAAATTGTGACTGAGTTAGAAATGTCTGAAGGGATTATTACAGAAATCATTGAAAACATTGACTCCCTAATTTCTTTACATAAAGATGACCCATTCCGCTTATTAGACTGTTTGAAAGCAAGCGGTGAAGATAATAATGCAAGGTTAATGGCTGCATATCTACAGCATTTAGGAGAAGAAGCTTCATATGTGAACCCTAAAGAAGCTGGTATTTTTGTATCAGATGAACCAGGTAGAGCAAGAATTTTGCAGCTTTCGTATGAAGAGTTACCGAAGTTAAAAGAGCGGGAAGGTATTTTAGTTATCCCAGGCTTCTTTGGTTATTCTGAACAAGGCAACATTGTGACATTTTCAAGAGGTGGTTCTGATATTACAGGTTCTATTGTTGCAGCGGGTGTTAAAGCAGACTTATATGAGAACTTTACAGATGTAGATGCAATTTATAGCGTAGATCCAAGGCTTGTTGAAAAACCGAGTGAAATGAAAGAAGTGACCTACCGAGAAATGCGTGAATTATCTTATGCAGGTTTTTCTGTATTTCATGACGAAGCGCTTGAACCGGTCTTTAAATCTGGAATTCCAGTATGTGTTAAGAACACAAATAATCCGAAGGCAAAAGGAACATTCATTGTTTCTAAGCGAAAAGTTGGTGACCAACCTGTCGTAGGCATTGCAGGTGATAAAGGCTTCTGCAACATTCATGTTGATAAATACTTGTTAAATCGTGAAATCGGATTTGGCAGACGCCTTTTGCAAATTTTAGAAGACGAAGGGATTTCATATGAGCATACGCCATCTGGAATCGATAACATTTCAGTCGTTATGCGTGAACATCAGCTAACGCCGGAAGTAGAAGAGCGTGTACTTGACCGCATTCAAACAGAACTAGAAGTAGATAACATTTCAATTGAAAGAAACTTGGCGCTAGTAATGGTAGTAGGAGAAGGAATGAACAGCTCTGTTGGAATTGCGGCTAAAGCTACAGAAGCATTTGCCAAAGCAGGCGTGAATTTAGAAATGATTAACCAAGGTTCTTCAGAAGTAAGCATGATGTTTGGCGTAAAGGCTGATGCACTTGAAAAAGCTGTTCAGGCATTGTACAATACTTATTTTAATAAAATGTACAGTATTTCATATTCAAGCGTAAAGTAA
- a CDS encoding YusW family protein produces MLKKVSVLSVSFAALLGLAACNNDEVESPPPEAPVEDNVDQQSTNNENDQNMAFNFSKFDLDVEYKGLNNDYEVEYENEKDDMEAKIDDEANDNHLKGNEAFDELSPQFEKLTFDQNTSEEDVVKEVSKVFNLKNDYESFELEVRFADGTEKEYNINK; encoded by the coding sequence ATGTTGAAAAAAGTATCTGTTCTTTCTGTATCGTTCGCTGCTTTATTAGGTTTAGCTGCATGTAACAATGATGAGGTGGAATCTCCGCCGCCAGAAGCTCCAGTTGAGGATAACGTAGATCAGCAGTCAACAAACAACGAAAATGATCAGAATATGGCGTTTAATTTCTCAAAGTTTGATTTAGATGTAGAATATAAAGGTTTAAATAATGACTATGAAGTAGAATATGAAAATGAAAAAGATGATATGGAAGCAAAGATTGACGATGAAGCAAACGATAATCACTTAAAAGGCAACGAGGCTTTTGATGAACTATCACCTCAGTTTGAAAAATTAACGTTTGACCAAAATACATCTGAAGAAGATGTTGTCAAAGAAGTATCAAAGGTATTTAATTTAAAAAATGATTATGAATCATTTGAATTAGAAGTACGTTTTGCTGATGGAACTGAAAAAGAATACAATATTAACAAATAA
- a CDS encoding superoxide dismutase family protein, producing the protein MKTIVMKCCVSAVFLLLAACGLGQGHQHSQEEYQPAAEVNKGSIAPLTVELMNTKGAKVGIATLTEEKNGVRIKIEAKGLTPGRHGFHIHEIGKCEVPDFKTAGGHFNPYDRKHGFKNPKGPHGGDLPNLEADERGTIKAETFASLVTLEEGKPNSLLDVDGSSLVIHAGPDDYETDPAGNSGDRVICGVITK; encoded by the coding sequence ATGAAAACAATTGTAATGAAATGCTGTGTCAGCGCAGTTTTTTTACTATTAGCAGCCTGTGGATTAGGACAAGGTCATCAACATTCCCAGGAGGAATATCAACCAGCAGCAGAAGTAAATAAGGGATCGATTGCCCCATTAACTGTAGAATTAATGAATACAAAAGGAGCAAAGGTAGGGATAGCAACGCTTACCGAAGAAAAAAATGGAGTGCGTATTAAAATTGAAGCAAAAGGGCTAACCCCAGGTAGGCATGGTTTTCATATTCACGAAATTGGTAAATGTGAAGTGCCAGATTTCAAAACGGCAGGTGGACATTTTAATCCCTATGATCGAAAGCATGGATTTAAAAACCCTAAAGGTCCTCACGGTGGTGACCTTCCTAATTTAGAAGCAGATGAGCGAGGGACAATTAAAGCAGAGACTTTCGCTTCGCTTGTAACGCTAGAAGAAGGAAAGCCTAATTCATTACTTGATGTTGACGGTTCATCGCTTGTTATTCATGCAGGTCCAGATGATTATGAAACGGATCCTGCAGGAAACTCTGGCGACCGTGTTATTTGTGGCGTTATTACCAAGTAA